The segment GCCTGATATGACCCAAGCACCCAGCATCTTCCGACGAGGCGGTTCTGGGCCCCTCGCAGGCAGTTGACTCTAACTGGGGATGGACcttgtcagctcagaacctgcccGACATCAGGGGACCGGACCTGGGCTCTCGGGTGATACGCTAGGTGGGGAATGGGTGGACCTAGTAGTGACCCTTCTCCCAAGGGACTCTTGGGAGAAGGGAAGCTGACAGTCACAGATGCATACAGGGACTGGGAGACCCAGCATCCCCCTCATCCCTGTGAGGGAGATGTTAtgcctgttttacagatgaggaaactgaggcccagagcagaagTCCCGTGTGCCAGGCCACAGCTAAGTCAAGATGTCCTGACCTGGAGGCAGGGCGGGCCTGGACCTTCTGTGGCAGACTGTCTTCCGGCCAGGTTGGAGGACCTGCTCCATGctgctctctcctgcctctggacAGCGTGGAGTGGCAGAGACCCCGCAGCGAGGGTGCGGCTAGGTTCTGCTGCAGGGTCGGGCTGGCACTTCTTCAAGGCCTCTCCCGGCTTCCTGGCTTCCTGGGCCGactgcctccctcctccagagGAAGGCAGCCTCTTATCTGGGCTTATCTCCTGCCAAttgagtgttttctttctttgtttttgctgcaGCCTCAGGCAAACAGGGcggggaggccagagagaaaaGGCTGCCTGAGCAAGGCCcttcccagggctgggggccTCTCCCCTTTGCCCTGCTCCCTCAGGGTTAATACCGTTATTGTCCAGACCTTCCCGGCTTCTGGGGTCAGGCCTTGTCCTGTCCCCAGATTGGCCTACCGTATTCCATGACCAAGTCGTGTCTTCCCGATTTGGCTCACCACTACCTTACAGAAGAAACACTCCATGTTAGTCCCCGGATCCTCAAAGGCCAGGCTAAACTCCAAACTCCTGGGTATGACATTCCAGACCCCCAGAATCCTggcctctgctgctcccccataTCCTTTCATGGGTCCACTCTTTTCTCTGCTGGCAATGACCGcttccttccccatctctctttttaaGTAAGTCCCGGCTCTAActcacccctgccctggccctcACCCCGGTACCAGTCCCTGTTAACAGCACTCAGCTGGCGGTAACTCCACTCTGAGAGGCTGGCTCACCTCTGCCAGGAAGCTTCTGACGGCGGGGCTGTTGTGGCCTAATTCATCTTTGTATATTCTTTACAAAGCGCTGGCTGGTCTATAGGGGGCGCCAATAAATCTTTCTGGAATTGAGCTCGGAGCCCTGCTCCCAGGTCCTGGTGAAGCTTTTCGGTTCCCTAGTGATCAGTCCATTCACAGCTCTGGGACCAGCCTTCTTCCATcgtcccctcccccgctttgTGCGTCCGGCCAGTTCCCTGAACAGAGCTGGCCCCAGGCCGACCACACAGTAGCTGTTTGAAAGGACTGACCCAAATAGGAACAACTGACCCTCCCCGGGGGACGGCGACACGGTTTGCAGGGTGCGGAATAACGGCGGCCGGCCGGCTGGCCGGCTTGCAGTTCCCAATGACCATATTAGAGATAAGGGCCTGGAGGTCCCCGAGGCCAGGCAGCCCTGGCTCTGGTCGCAGCATGGACCCCTTCCTGGTCTCGGTTCCAGGATGTCACTCAAAAAGAGCCTCCTTTTCCCTTATGTGTAAGACGGCGGCATCTTTCGAAACTGTCCGCGCTAGCGTTTCCCCTGCCTGCGAAGCCCCAAGCGACGGAGAGGGGAGACTCGGCGGCACAAACACGGGCTTTATTAGCACGCTTCGTTGCGAGCGATGGCCCGCACCGATACCGCGGAGGAGAGGGTTCTGGTGAAGTTGGGGTTTCCCGGACTTGCAACTTGGCGCTGGCGCGCGCCGGGGGCGGGGTCACGGGGCCATTTCCGGCGGCTAAGGGCGACTAAACTTCAAAACTTCCGACGGAGCCCAAACCCTCCATGCTCCTCGCACACACCGGAAGAGAATCAGGTTTGGGTCAGATCGCCTCCTTCGAAAAGGAAAGGACCGATCTTCTTTTTTGCAGAAGTCGTGCCAAAACGACTTCCGCCCACACCCAAGATGGCCGCCGCCGGCGCCGGGAGCGGGGAGTGTCGGGCTGTGGGACGGGTCACTGGGAGGGGGCGGAGCCTCCTCTCCCCAAGTTCCGATCCCACCAGGACTGGATGAAGCGCGTCCAGCTGGGGCTTTGCCGCATCTGCGTCGCTGTGCCCGCGCTCTTCGGGCGTGGAAGTCCCTTcggggtgggaggaggaaagggtTACATGAGTTAGCTTCTCCTGACATCCCGAGTCGGGGCCCTCCACCTCCGGAATCCCACCGCTGAGAAGCGGCGGACCTACAGACCGTAGATTTCAGCATGCCGTGTACCGAGGGGGCCTCCTGACCACTTTAGGAAGCTCGAAGGATCGCTTGGGCTCTTAGGAATGAGACTGGTTAGATCCTAGACACTATGCCAGGGGTGCGGGGAGAGGACGCCTAGGACCCTGTAAGCGCCAGAGTCGGAGACTCAGCATCTAGAAGACTGGAGGGCAGTTCAAAAAAAACTAATTCTTTAGTTGAGGCCTAAGAACCCGGATATCCGAAAGGGGCCGACCGGGAGCACAAATACCAGCATGCCTCGTGCCCCAAGGATTTGGGGAACCCAGGAGCTTTAGCTTTCTGAAGCACGACCTGGACTACAGATACCGGCATGCCACGGGACTCAGGAAGGGTCCGACTAGAGCGGGAAGAGGCGTTCCGGAACTACAGATCCCGACATGCTTTCGGGCCGGCGCTCACCTTGAAGGAGCCCTGGAACTCGTCGCTCATCCTCCGGAGCTCGCGGCCGTAGCGCAGGGCAGCCCAGAGGTTGGGGGGCGCTGAGCGCGAGCGACCCCGGAAAGGGCTGGGCTCTTCCTCCTCCGTCCCTTCATCCTCCTCGGTCCCGGCGGGGTACGAGCTGTGGCGACTCCGGGTCTCCACAGCCCCAGCGCCTGCACAGGGGGCGGGGGCGATGTGAATCTCAACTCCTCTGCGCCCCCAGCCTTGCCGAAGCCCCCAGCACTAGCTCCCCGCCCGCGGATGTCACAGTACGCGTCGTCGGAGCCCCCGTTGAGTTCCTTCGTATGTAAATGAAGCGAAGCTCATGGGGCTTTTGTGAAGATTCAAATTAACTTCTCGTGAATCCCACAAATCTTAATTGAACCCCAATAATGGGCCCAGGCCCTTAGTGTATTAAATGGCCTTCCTCTGTGTCTAGCACAAAATAAGGAAATCAGTAGTATAGTTTTCAGCGCAAGACCATGGGCCCTCCCAGCCCTTCTGGGGACCAGTCCCCTGGATGAGGAGTCAAGGCTGAACTCCAGTTCTGCAAGTGATCTGCAGGTGCCCATTTGTCTCACTGTCTTGGCCTAGGGAGACCTTaggcgctccccccccccccccccccggaacaaGAACCTGTCAGCAACATATCTGTACCTCCCAAAGCACTTGCTTTggagaatgagtctggaagggTCTGCTGACTTCTTAAGGTGATGATTATGGAGCGCTCACTGTGTGCTAGCCTCATTATGCTCCTAGCCATCCTAAGAAGTGAGTACTAACactgcctccattttacagatgagaagacggAGGCTTAGAGAGTTgagacttgcccagggtcacacaatgTGAAGCTCTCACGAAGTCCCTAGAGGTTGGCTGGCAACTGGAGTCCGGCGAATTAACCATTGAGCTACACCTCTTCCCTCGTCAGACCACCCTTCAACTCCCAGAGCTCACGTGCTACCTCTGTGTGGGGACAAACCCATCCGCTACTAGTGGCCGTGTAAAGGTCCCAAAATAGAGTGCGAAAGTGTAAGCCGAAGGCATTCGCAGCTACCTCCCCGTGTTGAGTTTGTCTGGCCTGTGTTCTGTGTACCGTCCCCCCACTCCTGCCAACCCCACCCCCGTATCCAGACCAACAGAGACCTGGAACCACTCCCAGGAGCAAAACCCCAGAGCTACATTAATAGAGTGCCAGACAGCACGGAGCAAACGCAGGGGGACACGTTTGGCGTCCACAGCAAGGCACATCTGTCAGGGAAGGCATTTTGGAGGAAGTAAAGTTTAGGCCAGGCTTTGAGGCCAGGGGATAACAGTGTCTCATCCTCTCGCCAAGAACCTAACACAAAGCCCTGTGGGTCACTTTCAGGGGCTGCAGGGCCCCCATGGGGCCCAGCTCCAGATACATGGCTAAGAAAGcgagaagggaagaaaatgccGGATCCGGAACGGCCTAGGCTAAGAGGAGGGATCAGAGCTCCCGGCTGTTCTGAGCTTCACCACGGTCCAGGcctggagggcaggtgggagcTCCAAGGTAGACGTGGGGAACAGGAAGCTAAATCGGAAATCGGCATCGGGGATCGAGTCTGGACGAGTCAGGAATAGAAAGACCCCTGATGAGAACAGGCCCATCTGAGGGGCACTGTCCGGTTCTGTGGGGAGCAGGCAGAGGCAAGGGTCCGTAGCTAGATGGGCCCCGGCTCCGCCAGATTCCTGCTTTGTGAGCTTGGGCCCTGTCCTAACCTGTTGGGGCCTCACTGCCCTTCCTCCGTGACATGGGGGCAGTCCCCGTCTCCGAGGACCACCCCGACAACTGATGAGACCAGCAGAGCACCATATTCTGCCCCTTTTATGTCCCGAAGCCTCCCAGCTTCCCAGTGAGGCAGACATTAAGTCCTCCCTATATGACAGACGAAGAAACGGAGTCACCTAGAGGTGAGGAACTGGctggaggtcacacagccagcttAAGCGCTCAAGGAACACCCGCTGTTCTTTGCTGGCTTTTAAAACAcacctggggggcgcagtcggttaagcgtccgacttcagccaggtcacgatcttgcggtccgggagttcgagccccgcgtcgggctctgggctgatggctcagagcctggagcctctttccaattctgtgtctccctctctctctgtccctcccccgttcatgctctgtctctctgtcccaaaaataaataaactttgaaaaaaaaataaaaaaaataaaaaaaaaaataaaacacacctgGGACCATCACGTGACAGATACAAGGGCCAAGACTCAGAAAGTGAATGGCTTGCAGGGGGGCACTTGGTCTGGGCACTGCCCCCTCGCCCAGGAACCAGAACAAGAGAGGTGTTCCCTGTGTGTCAATTCATTACATCCCCAGCACACTCTGGGAGGAAGGTTCCTCAcagcccccattttacaggggagaaaaccaaggcacagagagggtaggTAACTgccccaatgtcacacagctactaggtggcagagctgggatccaaaCCCAACCAGTCTGGCTCCGGGGCGTAAAGCCCCCATGTTTAATGCTCGTGCCCCAGGTTCCCAACAGCGCACCGTGGGCCACCCTGGGGGTCCAGTGTGGGGAGGACACCTCTGGGCCTTCTGTGAGTGCCAGCTCTACCGGGAGCCCATCCTAGGGGTagggttttgtttcgttttttttacCAGAGCCATGGGTTTAGTAATGCCAATCCAACCATTGTTAAATGGTGATCATTTGtataaacagctttttttttttttttttttttttttttttttttttttttttcaactaagcTTTTAaaagtctccttctctctactgggaaaaaaacccaaaaaacaacaactgaaGAATTTTCTGTGAATTCCCTGGGGTCACTCTGAACCATCCCACCCTCAAATCAGTTCTCAGCCACACGCGATCCCTGGGCAGGGCCGAGGTGGCCTCTTCCCACTCTGGGGAAGTGAAGTGGGTGGGAGAGGGCGTGGCTTCTGCCTGGGGGGTCTGGGGGTGAGCTTGGGTGGCTGCTGGGGCTCTTCCACTCACACCGTTTTCTCAGAGAGCCCGCCtgaggcggggctgggggagcGGGAGAGGCCTCTGGCTGCAGGAACCCCAAGCCCCAGCAAAGCTTCAAGTTCTTTACCAGGGGGCTCCAGGGTCAGCGTGTGGGGCTGGACACATCCACGTTCAGGCTTCTGAGAGCATCCTGACCcacttaattaaattaaaatcgtggtgttccctggggcacctgggtggctcggtcggttaagggtccggcTCTCGATTTCGGTTtcgatcatgatctcacggttcatcggttcaaggagcctgcttgggattctctttctttctgcccttcccctgctcacaggcactctcacacatgctctctctctctctctctctgactcaaaataaataaataaaaaccgaAAAAACAGAAACCGTGGTTTCCAGGCAACGTGAGGCAGTGAGGCTTTCCCATTAGGCAGCGCTGGTTTGGATCCTGCCCCCTACTACGGGCTGGGGCTCACATACTGCTCACCCCGCCAGTGGGTAGCACGCCCGGCACCTGCAGGCCTCAGCCCAGACTCCCTGTCCACCCCAAAGTCATTTGGGGTACAAAGATCCCTTACTGGCCTGCAAAGAACACAACCCGTCTTGCTCAGAGCGGATGAGATCAGAAAACACTCTAAAGGAGGTGCTGGCAAATGTTTTTTTATAAAGGACCCGAAAGTAAGCATTCGGGGCACCGCAGGCCACACAGTCTCTGTTACAGCTTTGGGGTCATTGCTCGGAAGAAGCTGTAAACAATATATAATTGGCGATGTTCGTGTATTctactaaaatttcaaaaatagcaaagccattcttagctcatgggctgaccaaaaaaaaaaaaaaaaaagggatttagCCTGTGGCTgtggtttgccaacccctgctctaaACTCAACTGTATCTGTCTTCTGCCTGGagccttcaatggctccccactgcccaggAGGTATAGTCCAAACTCCTCGGTGTGGCTTTCAAGGCCTATACATACATTCTCGTTCTAACTTCTACTCTTCTTGTCCACATATTGACTCAGCAGATCCCCGCTACAACCCGATGAGGGAGGACTAgttctcttctcattttacatatgggaaaactgaggcagacaCACAGTTAACTAGCCTGCTCAAGCTCAACCTGCTAACAGAAGACGGACTGACGTCTGAACCCTGCGGTCTGACCACTGGgcgtccttccttccctctctgccgtCCACACACCCACAGCTCGCCACCCACCTGCCTGTCCCAGGCACTGGGCTATGCGCTGAGGCTGTCACAGCCCCAGACGTGGCTGCATCCCTGCCCCGGAGACACTTCCAGTCCAGTCCCGCAGGGGCCAAGGGTCAGGGAATATGAAGAGTGACAGGACTCTGCCCGTCTGGAGGGTCCAGGGGCTGTGGCTCGGGCAGGCCATTGGCACTTGTGGATCTTTTATGGGGAAAtcacttgctttttattttttattttatttatttacttttgagagagagagaaggaacaagtGAGCAAGGAGCAGACGGGAGGAAAGAgcgagagaggaggacagaaagagaagagaaaatccacgaggggcagagagagagagagagagagagagaagcagggctcacccaatgcggggctcgaactcccgacccgagagatcatgacctgagctgaaatcagatgcttaaccgactgagccacccaggtgccccatacttcattttattttttaacgtttatttattttgagagagaaagagcatgctcgcgattgggggaggggcagagagagagggggagagagagagagagagagagagagagagagagagagagaatcccaagcaggctctgcactgacagtgcagagcctgacgcggggctcgaagtcctgaacttgagctcatgacccgagccgaggtcagagatcttaaccgactgagccacccaggcacccctcatttgcTTTTTAGATGTTGAAAACTAAGTCAAAAGTTTAAGAACTCCTGTGCAGCCCTCTCGTGCCATGGCTGCCTTCTCCCCTGCTGCCCTCCTCACACGCCCCTCCACTCCTTATTGCTGCTTCAGACTATTCTCACTCCCCGCTTCCCCATCTAGTTTCTCAGGTTGTGCCCCCtctggcacccccaccccctgtcctcATTCATCCGCGGGATCCAAGGAGTCCTCCCCCCTCACAGCCACCTGCTCCTtgcccctccttctccagccCTGGCCTCACTCTCAGCCCCGTGGACAGGACCTTCAATAactccacccccagcctcccacctccttcctggcTGGCCCCCCCACCTCGGTCGCCCACTCTGGCGATGCTAGAATTCCCGGGGCAAGCTTCCACCCCACACCGACCATTCTCGCCCTTGTAGACACCCGCAAGCACCCCTCCCTAGCTGGGCTGAGGCAGACACAGCTCCGGTGAAACTCcagctccctgcctgcccccacgGCCACCCACCAGCCGCCAGTGCGCCTGGAGGAGAGCACAGCCAGGCCACCTCCGCCGAAATTCGCGGCCGCAAAACCCAGTGGCGCCCTTGACGCTGCCCAGCACGCTTTCCGTACCTCGCGCTTGGGGAGAGTCGATCACTTTAAACCTGATCCTCTCTCCTTCAACCCCCATCCTTACTCCTGGCTCAGGACTTGGCTTCCTTTCCTGGAGAAACTGGAAGCACCCACAAGAGAGACTTCTACTCGTTTCCACGAAGCATCTACCCACCACGACGCACGCACCCATGTCCGCTGCCCGGTGTTTAGTTGAGCCACCCCTCCCCGGGCACCGGACCCCCTCTCTCCTACTCAAGGACATCACTCCAGCTagcctgccttctctcctgcaGCCAGTAGTCCCCTGGCTCCTGGATTACTCCCATCAGCTCCTAAACgtgctattttcttttccctttctagaaaacaaaaaaaaaagtaaacaaacccTTCCTTGACCTTCGTTGGGCCTTCGGCTGCTGCCCACCTCTCTGCTCCCTTTCCTGGAGCACCGCTGCCCAAAGCGggttctcctttctgtctccaccGCTTCCTCCCGTTGTCCCTCGCCGCTGAGCTGAGGTCAGCCCTCCAGCCACCTCGCCACCCAGACTGCAAAGGCCCCACGTTGGCAACTCCAGCACGCGACTCCCAGGCCTCCTCCGGACAGAAGCACCCGCTTGCCGCGCAGGCCTTGCTTGCCCCCGGCTTCCCTCCCAGACGGCCGCCCGTTCCCGCTGCTCCTCGGCTGCTGCCCTCCGAAGACCCAAGCTCCGGGCCCGGCCCAGGCCCTTGCCTGTCTACACTCGCTCCCTGGGCCTCCCAGAACGCTGCATCAGTGACGGACAACTCCCGCGCCTACAAATCCCGCCTTGGCCATATCCCTGCTGGAAACCTCCAGCTGGGTGCCCACAAGGCACCTCTAACCTGACCTGGCCCAAACGAGGCTCCCGGTTTGGGCGCAGCTCCGCCAGACTTGGGAGCCACCCCGTCCTCCCGGGTGCCCGAGCCAGACTCCTGGCAGCCATCCCTGACTCCCCTCTTTCCCTCACGCCCCGCGTCCAGTTGGTCGGCAAACCCTGCCAGTTCTACCTTCAGAATAAGCCCAGGGTCCCGCTATTCCCAGGCCACCATCCTCCCTCGAAGGGGCTCTAGGGGCAGCCTCCCCTGATGGCCCCGCGCTGCTTTACCCCACCGCGGATTAGTCTCAACACAGGGGCCCTGGTGGTGCTCTGGGGCCCAAATCAGATCACCCTGCCTCGGCTCCAGGTGAAAGTCAGGTCTTTACACTGGCCTCTGAGGCCCggccccgctgcccctccccgccgTCAATCCCTCACTGCCTCTCCAACTCCCCTCCCCTTTGGAGCCTAGACGGTGTCCTGCCCTCAGGGCCTCCGCATTTGCCCCTCCTTCCGCCAGATCTGTCTTTCCACAAATAGGGGCAGGGCGCACCCCTCACCACTTCCAACCTCTGCTCCACTGTGGCTTCTCACCGAGGCTGACCCTGACCACCTCAGTCAGAGtcactcccccagcccctggaaccCTGGGttccaaagagaaaggaatgacTGTTTCCTGCGCTGCCTCGCGGCGTCTGTCATATCacgtgtgtgtttgtttgtttatggctTGTCTCTCCCCCGCTCAACTAGAAGAAACTGAGCACTTGATCTAGGGGATGAGGAGCAACAGCGAGGTGGGGGCTCTGCAGCGAGCAAACAGTGAGTGCAAAGATCTGGATGTTAAAGAagttaaagaggggcgcctgggtggcgcagtcggttaagcgtctgacttcagccaggtcacgatctcacggtccgtgggttcgagccccgcatcaggctctgtgctgacagctcagagcctggagcctgtttccgattctgtgtctccctctctctctgcccctcccccgttcatgctctgtctctctctgtctcaaaaataaataaacgttaaaaaaaattaaaaaaaaaaaaaagaagttaaagaaagtCTGTGGAGTTCAGCGTGACAAAGTGTGCGCGTGCGTGCAGGCTGGGCAGGAGGACTCAGGAAGCCTTCTTGTTCCTGGAAATGGGGATGGGGTCTTTTAGGCCCCAGCAGGTCAGGGATAGGAGTTTTTGTTTTCGGGTCTCTATGGTTCTCCCAGGCGCCAAACCTATGTTGGGCGCAGGGGAGGTGGGCACTACTGAGAAACGGCCACTGCTCTCCATCCTTCCGTCTCAGCACTGGGTCCCCTGGGCCGGTGTGGGCAGACCTGCTGGTCCTGGAAGGGCTGTCTGTCTCTTGGGGTCACTTGCTCCTGGCAACTGGCAAGGATAGCCCCAGTGTGGGTGTGAGCCACAGGGCAGGAAAGAACatacccgggggggggggggggtcaggcgCGATTTCAGGCAAGATGCAAAGCCAAGGGCAGGGCACCTTGGCGTCTTCCAGCCCTGCTTCCCACCAACAGCCAGATaagtgtgaccttaggcaagtcacttcccctttCTGGCTCGCTGCCTGCCTCTAGGTGATCTCTGTCCTGGTCCTACACTAACGGCTACACTCTTTGACCATGGACTATGCACTGGCACTATAATTAAGTGCTTCCTATATATTTCTGCTAATCGACCCAACAGCCCTACAATGGTGGTGATCATTTGctgtttcacagaagaggaaactgaggtgcagaggaGGTCAGGGACTTACTCACAGCCACCCAGTGAGTGTGGATATGGCTGGCATGCAGAGAGTCATTGGGCTGAGGGCAAGGCCAAGGCGGACAGGCAGGTGGCTGGGGGGTGAATACCTACCTCCATGGTGGTTGCTGCTGGCGGGCTGCCCCTGCTGGTGACCAGCTTCCCCGAGGAGGCCTGGGGTCGTCCGCTGGTGCTTGCCAGGGCCGCGGGGCCGGTCCCCtgtggggctggggcccaggcccCTATCCGTAGGGCTGGAGTCTTCCTGCTcactgggctcaaactctggGATCTGGAACATGCTCTGGGCTGTGGGGGCAAGACAGGAGGTAGTCAGGACACAGGGGGCATGTGGTGTTCGGtgaagggaggggacagcagaCACCTCTGGTTCTGTCTCCCACCTTA is part of the Felis catus isolate Fca126 chromosome D1, F.catus_Fca126_mat1.0, whole genome shotgun sequence genome and harbors:
- the BAD gene encoding bcl2-associated agonist of cell death, producing the protein MFQIPEFEPSEQEDSSPTDRGLGPSPTGDRPRGPGKHQRTTPGLLGEAGHQQGQPASSNHHGGAGAVETRSRHSSYPAGTEEDEGTEEEEPSPFRGRSRSAPPNLWAALRYGRELRRMSDEFQGSFKGLPRPKSAGTATQMRQSPSWTRFIQSWWDRNLGRGGSAPSQ